A portion of the Candidatus Roseilinea sp. genome contains these proteins:
- a CDS encoding phosphoribosyltransferase, which produces MMRRAESPRQEVLTWADVDALIDQLLPQMVGAFDSLVMITRGGIIPGGLIAEALDIKHILTAAVEFPAEDAPRLLAWPTFLQFPEEELTRGRRVLVVDDVWTHGRHIMTVRGRVEASGARVETAVLHYKPTASLFPHHKPTYFAAVTDAYIVYPWEIDRRLRPSRMMAPA; this is translated from the coding sequence ATGATGCGCAGAGCAGAGTCACCGCGCCAGGAAGTCTTGACATGGGCAGATGTGGACGCGCTCATTGACCAACTGCTACCACAAATGGTCGGGGCGTTTGATTCGTTGGTCATGATCACCCGTGGGGGGATCATACCAGGTGGATTAATCGCTGAAGCGCTAGACATCAAACATATCTTGACGGCGGCTGTTGAATTTCCGGCCGAAGACGCGCCGCGTTTGTTGGCGTGGCCGACCTTTTTACAGTTCCCAGAAGAAGAATTGACGCGTGGGCGACGCGTGTTGGTCGTGGACGATGTGTGGACGCATGGCCGCCACATCATGACGGTGCGAGGGCGCGTGGAGGCGAGCGGCGCGCGAGTCGAAACGGCGGTGTTGCACTATAAGCCGACGGCGTCCCTCTTCCCGCATCACAAGCCGACTTACTTCGCGGCCGTCACGGATGCCTACATTGTTTACCCCTGGGAGATTGACCGGCGCCTGCGTCCCTCGCGCATGATGGCGCCCGCCTAG
- a CDS encoding DNA helicase, which produces MNLRPQQAHIVNEYAGGKLAVVAVPGSGKTHTLAALAVRLLTRGMVGPDAEVLVVTFTNSAVENIQARIRLALRNLGLSDGGFRVFTLHSLANAIVRERPDLAGVTSDYRIDDELSHSRTMTEAARWFMQQERDYWLSFLPADLTPQQRCRLESTWSDDTARLGAEVTKLAKHLRLTPAAVRALITAREAQAREQEAVSPFLRIGAAIYERYDQMLRAGGRLDFDDLIWAAIRALHNDDDFRRRLGRRWPFILEDEAQDSTPLQEEILALLSREHGNWVRVGDPNQAIMTTFTASDARFFRAFKERPDVRAMPLTVSGRSAPEIIALANRLVDWATRNHPDPDVRRTALSADGIIQPTPTGDPQPNPPTGRIRFQPFDDEDAEAQKVAQSAARFVLDAHDRTCAILSPTHHFGQRIVQALEEIQARYPQRKLYQDQLRNPQPVRDVARVLAQAVRFCSQPTNMNALVDLRAAMIEAGVGPTGDARDPRVKALLRSARPERLLFPLSDAAPALPVGLALREDEAREVYALAALTARWLRASVLPVDQLILAIAQQLFTRENDLAIAHSLALSLRRYMMLHPDAPLADVARELDEIAGNRQRYLSSSLIEAGFQPVAGQITVTTMHKAKGLEWDRVYLTCVDAVEFPHDASGEFRGQAWYLAGCDPALEARLQLEALANGAANLADTDLVRRARIEYVAERLRLLYVGVTRARTDLFISYSRRRMERDNSAALAVREVLRQAG; this is translated from the coding sequence ATGAACCTGCGACCCCAGCAAGCGCACATCGTCAATGAATATGCCGGCGGCAAGCTGGCCGTTGTGGCCGTGCCCGGCAGCGGTAAGACGCACACGCTGGCTGCTCTGGCGGTGCGCTTGCTGACGCGCGGGATGGTTGGCCCAGACGCCGAGGTGTTGGTGGTCACCTTTACCAACTCAGCGGTGGAGAATATCCAGGCGCGCATTCGTCTGGCTTTGCGCAACCTGGGCTTGAGCGATGGCGGCTTTCGCGTGTTCACCCTGCACAGCCTGGCCAACGCGATCGTGCGCGAACGTCCTGATCTCGCCGGCGTGACCTCCGACTATCGCATTGACGACGAGCTGAGCCACAGCCGCACGATGACCGAAGCTGCGCGCTGGTTTATGCAACAAGAACGCGACTACTGGCTCAGCTTTCTGCCCGCTGATTTAACGCCGCAGCAGCGCTGCCGCCTGGAGAGCACTTGGTCCGATGACACCGCACGCCTTGGCGCGGAGGTGACCAAGCTGGCCAAGCACCTGCGGTTAACGCCGGCGGCGGTGCGCGCGCTCATTACGGCGCGCGAAGCCCAAGCGCGGGAGCAGGAGGCTGTATCGCCGTTCCTGCGCATCGGCGCAGCGATCTACGAGCGCTACGACCAGATGCTGCGCGCCGGCGGCCGGCTGGATTTCGATGATCTGATCTGGGCGGCTATTCGCGCTCTGCACAACGACGACGACTTTCGCCGCCGGCTGGGCCGGCGCTGGCCGTTCATTTTGGAGGATGAGGCACAGGACAGCACGCCACTGCAAGAAGAGATCCTCGCGCTGCTCTCGCGCGAGCATGGGAACTGGGTGCGCGTCGGCGATCCCAACCAGGCCATCATGACCACCTTCACAGCGTCAGACGCGCGCTTCTTCCGCGCGTTCAAGGAGCGCCCAGATGTGCGGGCGATGCCGTTGACGGTGAGCGGCCGCAGTGCGCCGGAGATCATCGCCCTGGCGAACCGCTTGGTGGATTGGGCGACCCGCAACCATCCGGATCCGGACGTGCGGCGCACGGCGCTGAGCGCTGATGGGATCATTCAGCCCACGCCCACCGGCGATCCCCAGCCGAATCCACCCACAGGGCGCATTCGGTTCCAGCCCTTCGACGATGAAGATGCCGAGGCGCAGAAGGTAGCCCAGAGCGCCGCTCGGTTTGTCCTGGACGCACACGACCGCACCTGCGCCATCCTTTCGCCGACCCATCACTTCGGCCAGCGCATCGTGCAGGCGCTGGAAGAGATACAAGCGCGCTACCCACAGCGCAAGCTGTATCAGGACCAACTGCGCAATCCGCAACCCGTGCGCGACGTGGCGCGCGTATTGGCCCAGGCGGTGCGCTTTTGTAGCCAGCCCACCAACATGAACGCGCTGGTGGACTTGCGCGCGGCGATGATCGAGGCCGGCGTCGGGCCGACCGGCGACGCGCGCGACCCTCGCGTAAAAGCGCTGCTGCGCAGCGCGCGGCCCGAGCGACTGCTCTTCCCGCTGTCCGACGCAGCGCCGGCGTTGCCGGTCGGCCTTGCCCTGCGCGAAGACGAGGCGCGCGAGGTCTATGCGCTGGCGGCGCTCACGGCGCGCTGGCTGCGGGCCAGTGTGCTGCCGGTGGATCAACTCATCCTCGCCATCGCTCAACAGCTTTTCACGCGAGAGAACGACCTGGCAATCGCGCACAGCTTGGCGTTGAGCCTGCGCCGTTACATGATGCTCCACCCCGACGCGCCCTTGGCGGATGTCGCCCGCGAACTCGATGAGATCGCCGGCAATCGCCAGCGATACCTCAGCAGCTCACTCATCGAGGCCGGATTCCAGCCGGTGGCCGGTCAGATCACGGTGACGACCATGCACAAAGCCAAAGGGTTGGAGTGGGATCGCGTGTATCTCACCTGCGTGGACGCGGTCGAGTTTCCGCATGATGCGTCGGGCGAGTTTCGCGGGCAGGCTTGGTACCTCGCCGGGTGCGATCCGGCCCTGGAGGCGCGCCTCCAATTAGAGGCGCTTGCCAACGGCGCGGCGAATCTGGCCGACACCGACCTGGTGCGCCGGGCGCGCATCGAATATGTCGCGGAGCGGCTGCGCTTGCTGTATGTCGGCGTCACGCGGGCGCGGACCGATCTGTTCATCAGCTATAGTCGCCGGCGTATGGAGCGCGATAATAGCGCTGCATTGGCTGTGCGCGAGGTGTTGCGCCAGGCGGGGTAG
- the menC gene encoding o-succinylbenzoate synthase, with product MHIERIELFHIRIPLVAPFETSFGVTTDRESILVRITADGVTGWGESVADADPGYSYETVTTNWHVMTGYLIPALFNAPIGDPREAPVRFRRVRGHNMAKAALEAALWDIAAQQAGLSLRDYIGRLTGRRMKDRIIVGVSIGIQPTTEKLLERIESFLQYGYLRIKMKIKPGRDLHDVRAARAAFPDQMLMVDANSAYTLQDAELFKQMDDLNLLMIEQPLGYDDIYEHSKLQPQLKTPICLDESIHTPDHARMAIELGACKIINIKQGRVGGLTHAIAVHDICEAHNVPVWCGGMLETGVGRALNLALAALPNFTLPSDLSASNRYYNPDVIEPPFEINSDGTLSVPTGLGLGVSVVPERLRRITLRHEVFER from the coding sequence ATGCACATCGAACGCATCGAACTCTTCCACATTCGCATTCCACTCGTCGCCCCGTTCGAGACCAGTTTCGGCGTGACCACCGACCGCGAGAGCATCCTGGTGCGCATCACGGCCGATGGCGTGACCGGTTGGGGCGAGAGCGTGGCCGACGCCGACCCCGGCTACTCCTACGAGACCGTCACGACCAACTGGCACGTGATGACCGGCTATCTCATCCCAGCGCTGTTCAACGCGCCCATCGGCGACCCACGCGAGGCGCCCGTGCGCTTTCGCCGGGTGCGCGGCCACAACATGGCCAAAGCCGCGCTGGAAGCGGCGCTGTGGGACATCGCCGCGCAACAGGCCGGCTTGAGCCTGCGCGACTACATCGGCCGGTTGACCGGCCGACGGATGAAAGACCGCATCATCGTCGGCGTGAGCATCGGCATCCAGCCGACGACCGAGAAGCTGCTCGAGCGGATCGAGAGCTTCCTGCAGTATGGCTATCTGCGCATCAAGATGAAGATCAAGCCGGGACGCGACCTACACGACGTGCGCGCGGCCCGCGCCGCCTTCCCCGATCAGATGCTGATGGTAGACGCCAACAGCGCCTATACGCTGCAGGATGCCGAGCTGTTCAAGCAGATGGACGACTTGAACCTGCTGATGATCGAGCAGCCGCTGGGCTACGACGATATCTACGAGCATAGCAAGTTGCAGCCTCAGCTCAAAACGCCGATCTGCCTGGATGAGAGCATCCACACGCCCGACCACGCCCGCATGGCCATCGAGCTGGGCGCGTGCAAGATCATCAACATCAAGCAGGGGCGCGTGGGCGGGCTGACGCACGCGATCGCCGTGCACGACATCTGCGAAGCGCACAACGTCCCGGTGTGGTGCGGCGGCATGCTCGAGACCGGCGTCGGCCGCGCGTTGAACCTAGCGCTGGCCGCACTGCCCAACTTCACGCTCCCCAGCGACCTGAGCGCGAGCAATCGCTACTACAACCCGGATGTGATCGAGCCACCCTTCGAGATCAACAGCGATGGGACGCTCAGCGTGCCGACCGGCCTAGGCCTTGGCGTTAGCGTTGTGCCGGAGCGCCTGCGCAGGATCACCCTGCGTCACGAGGTCTTCGAGCGGTAG
- a CDS encoding glucose-1-phosphate thymidylyltransferase, with the protein MKGLILSGGKGTRLRPLTFTSAKQLIPLANKPVLFRVIQAIRDAGIEEIGIVIAPETGAEIKSVVGDGARWDARITYILQDEPRGLAHAVKISRDFLGDSRFVMFLGDNCIEGGIHRLIEQYAASDYNSQIVLKRVADPRQYGVAVLRPDGSIDRLVEKPKDPPSDLALVGIYMFDRHVFEAVEAIQPSWRNELEITDAIQWLVTHGYRVYPYVHTGWWVDTGKREDMLEANALVLEELVPRCEGDVDARSVVDSRVTLERGARIVNSVVRGPTIIGENAQIINSYIGPFTSIDRDCVIENAEIERSIVLEGCRIEHIPARIHDSLIGRRSVITHAAAKPSGYRLLLGDYSQAGLL; encoded by the coding sequence ATGAAAGGCCTTATTCTGAGCGGCGGCAAAGGCACGCGCCTGCGCCCACTCACCTTCACCAGTGCCAAACAGCTCATCCCTCTCGCCAACAAGCCAGTTCTCTTTCGGGTCATTCAGGCGATCCGCGATGCCGGCATCGAGGAGATCGGCATCGTGATTGCGCCGGAGACCGGGGCAGAAATCAAAAGCGTCGTCGGCGATGGGGCGCGCTGGGATGCCCGAATCACCTACATCCTTCAAGACGAACCTCGCGGCCTGGCGCATGCGGTGAAGATCAGCCGGGACTTCCTCGGCGACTCGCGCTTCGTCATGTTCCTCGGCGACAATTGCATTGAGGGGGGCATCCATCGCCTCATCGAGCAATATGCCGCCTCGGACTACAACAGCCAGATCGTGCTGAAGCGCGTGGCCGATCCGCGACAGTACGGCGTCGCCGTGTTGCGTCCCGACGGCAGCATCGATCGCCTGGTCGAAAAGCCCAAAGACCCACCCAGCGATCTGGCTCTCGTCGGCATCTATATGTTCGACCGGCACGTGTTCGAGGCGGTGGAGGCTATTCAGCCCTCGTGGCGCAATGAGCTGGAGATCACCGATGCGATCCAGTGGCTGGTGACGCATGGCTATCGCGTGTATCCCTACGTGCATACCGGCTGGTGGGTGGACACCGGCAAGCGCGAAGATATGCTCGAAGCGAACGCGCTGGTGCTGGAAGAGCTGGTGCCACGCTGCGAGGGCGACGTGGACGCGCGCTCGGTGGTGGATTCGCGGGTGACCCTGGAGCGCGGCGCGCGCATCGTCAACAGCGTCGTCCGCGGCCCGACGATCATCGGCGAAAACGCGCAAATCATCAACAGCTACATCGGCCCGTTCACCAGCATTGATCGCGATTGCGTGATTGAGAACGCCGAAATCGAGCGCAGCATTGTGCTGGAAGGATGCCGCATCGAGCACATCCCCGCACGCATTCACGACAGCTTAATCGGCCGGCGTTCGGTGATCACCCACGCGGCGGCCAAGCCCAGCGGGTATCGCCTGCTGTTGGGCGATTACAGCCAAGCGGGTCTGTTGTGA
- the greA gene encoding transcription elongation factor GreA — translation MIEQEYLTPEGLKRLEEELEYLKTVRRAEVAQRLHDAMAEGEVEENPEYEDAKNEQAFVEGRILEIETILANAVLIENKGPANEVRLGSKVTITEVGSGHKEHYIIVGSAEADPARGRISNESPLGRALLGHKVNDIVSVQAPEGEIKFKVTHIANK, via the coding sequence ATGATCGAACAGGAATATCTCACTCCAGAGGGTTTGAAGCGGCTCGAAGAAGAGCTGGAGTACCTGAAGACCGTTCGCCGGGCCGAGGTCGCTCAGCGATTGCATGACGCGATGGCCGAGGGTGAGGTCGAGGAGAATCCCGAGTATGAGGATGCCAAGAATGAGCAGGCCTTTGTTGAGGGGCGCATTCTGGAGATCGAGACCATCCTTGCCAATGCCGTGCTGATTGAGAACAAGGGTCCAGCGAATGAGGTGCGCCTGGGGAGCAAGGTCACCATCACCGAAGTCGGCTCCGGCCACAAAGAGCACTACATCATCGTTGGTTCAGCCGAGGCCGATCCGGCCCGCGGGCGAATCAGCAACGAATCGCCGTTGGGCCGCGCCTTGCTAGGCCACAAGGTGAACGACATCGTCTCCGTGCAAGCGCCCGAGGGCGAGATCAAGTTCAAAGTCACTCACATCGCGAACAAATGA
- a CDS encoding D-isomer specific 2-hydroxyacid dehydrogenase family protein yields MYRVIVTDHAFPSLDPERGVLAGLAEVIDCSPLRTEDDVICAARDADALIIGFAPITARVMDALPRLRCVVRYGVGYETIDVPAAAARGIQVANVPDYCIPEVADHTMALLLALARRVIPLDASVRRGEWATLKIAQPAHRIEGQTLGLIGIGRIGSAVAQRALGFGMRVIAYDKYLPPERAQAAGATRVDLDTLLREADFISIHAPLTPETRHLINAEAIGKLKPSAYLINVARGAIVDTLALADALQMGKLAGAALDVFEQEPLPADHPIRNAPNVILHPHAAWYSEEALTQLQVNAAEEVARALRGEPLKNLLTPAKL; encoded by the coding sequence ATGTATAGAGTGATTGTCACTGACCACGCATTTCCCTCACTCGATCCAGAACGCGGTGTGCTGGCCGGCCTGGCAGAAGTGATAGACTGCAGCCCACTGCGCACCGAGGACGATGTGATCTGCGCCGCGCGCGACGCCGATGCGCTGATCATCGGCTTCGCGCCTATCACGGCGCGCGTGATGGATGCCTTGCCCCGGCTGCGTTGCGTCGTGCGCTACGGCGTCGGCTACGAGACGATTGACGTGCCGGCCGCCGCCGCGCGCGGCATCCAGGTCGCCAACGTGCCGGATTATTGCATTCCCGAAGTGGCCGATCACACCATGGCTCTGCTGCTGGCGCTGGCGCGCAGGGTGATCCCGCTCGATGCAAGCGTGCGGCGCGGCGAATGGGCGACGCTAAAAATAGCTCAGCCGGCGCATCGCATCGAGGGCCAGACGCTCGGTTTGATCGGCATAGGGCGCATCGGCAGCGCAGTCGCCCAGCGTGCACTCGGCTTTGGGATGCGCGTGATCGCGTATGACAAGTATCTGCCGCCGGAGCGCGCGCAGGCGGCTGGCGCGACACGGGTGGACCTCGACACGCTGCTCCGCGAGGCGGACTTTATCTCCATCCATGCGCCGCTCACGCCGGAGACGCGCCACCTCATCAACGCCGAAGCGATCGGCAAGCTGAAGCCCAGCGCCTATCTCATCAACGTAGCGCGCGGGGCGATCGTAGACACGCTGGCGCTGGCGGACGCATTGCAAATGGGCAAACTTGCCGGCGCAGCGCTCGACGTGTTCGAGCAGGAGCCGCTGCCCGCCGACCACCCCATCCGCAACGCGCCGAACGTCATCCTTCATCCGCACGCTGCCTGGTATTCCGAAGAGGCGCTAACCCAACTGCAGGTCAACGCTGCCGAGGAGGTGGCCCGCGCCCTGCGCGGCGAGCCGCTGAAGAACCTGCTCACGCCGGCGAAGCTATGA
- a CDS encoding ammonium transporter: protein MMHTMTATTKQLSMRPMNSRLKYWGLRMIGSVAAALTFLVGSRLVWAQDADPTAEVLRGVDTMWVLVAAFLVFFMQTGFALVEAGLTRAKNASNIMMKNLMDFVMGSLAYWAIGYGLMFGAVSSGLFGTSNFFLGATGDDIGNVPMLAFWLFQLVFAGTAATIVSGAMAERTKFSAYLIYSIVISAIIYPIFGHWVWGTGWLWTLGDTTGLVPGGGFRDFAGSTVVHSVGGWAALMGTLALGPRLGRFNRDGSPNAIPGHSVTLFGLGVFILWLGWFGFNPGSQLAIAGSNADAVALVAANTNLAAAAGAAAAVIYGYITSKKANVGAAFNGVLAGLVAITAPCAFVTPLDAIIIGAVGGVLVMVFGRVLETLKIDDPVGAIPVHLVCGAWGTLAIGLFASLGGVTGLFHGGGLGQLIIQLIGVIACGVWTAATAGVLFFAIKKTIGLRVSAEEEIQGLDAMEHGAIAYPQDVDFTPGAPSPATSIYRSGTAPATAGK, encoded by the coding sequence ATGATGCATACGATGACCGCAACGACCAAGCAGCTTTCGATGCGACCTATGAACAGTCGGCTAAAGTATTGGGGCCTGCGCATGATCGGCTCTGTGGCGGCTGCGCTCACCTTTCTCGTCGGCAGCCGACTTGTCTGGGCGCAGGATGCCGACCCCACCGCCGAAGTGCTGCGCGGTGTGGACACAATGTGGGTGCTTGTCGCGGCGTTCCTCGTCTTCTTCATGCAGACGGGCTTTGCTTTGGTCGAGGCTGGCCTCACCCGCGCCAAGAATGCTAGCAACATCATGATGAAAAACTTAATGGACTTCGTGATGGGCAGCTTGGCTTATTGGGCCATCGGCTACGGCCTGATGTTCGGCGCGGTAAGCAGTGGCCTCTTCGGCACGAGCAATTTCTTCCTGGGCGCGACCGGCGACGACATTGGCAACGTGCCGATGCTCGCTTTCTGGCTATTTCAGCTTGTCTTCGCCGGGACGGCGGCCACCATCGTCTCCGGCGCGATGGCCGAGCGCACCAAGTTCAGCGCCTACCTGATCTATAGCATCGTGATCTCGGCCATCATCTATCCGATCTTCGGCCATTGGGTATGGGGCACCGGTTGGCTGTGGACGCTGGGTGATACAACCGGCCTGGTGCCAGGCGGCGGCTTCCGCGACTTTGCTGGCTCGACGGTGGTGCACAGCGTGGGCGGTTGGGCGGCCCTGATGGGCACGTTGGCGCTGGGGCCACGGCTGGGCCGCTTCAACCGCGATGGTTCACCCAACGCCATCCCCGGCCACTCGGTCACGCTGTTCGGCCTGGGCGTGTTCATCCTCTGGCTTGGCTGGTTCGGCTTCAACCCCGGCAGCCAGCTCGCCATAGCCGGCAGCAACGCGGACGCGGTCGCCCTGGTAGCCGCGAACACCAACCTGGCTGCGGCAGCCGGCGCAGCAGCGGCGGTGATTTACGGCTACATCACCTCGAAGAAGGCTAACGTGGGCGCGGCGTTCAACGGCGTATTGGCCGGCCTGGTGGCCATTACCGCGCCGTGCGCCTTCGTCACCCCACTCGACGCGATCATCATCGGCGCGGTGGGCGGCGTCCTGGTGATGGTCTTCGGCCGCGTGCTGGAGACGCTGAAGATTGATGACCCCGTGGGTGCCATCCCTGTGCACCTCGTGTGCGGCGCATGGGGCACGCTGGCGATCGGGCTATTCGCCTCGCTTGGCGGTGTGACTGGCCTGTTCCACGGCGGCGGGCTGGGCCAGCTCATCATTCAGCTCATCGGCGTGATCGCCTGTGGCGTCTGGACGGCTGCGACGGCCGGCGTGCTGTTCTTCGCCATCAAGAAGACCATCGGCCTGCGCGTCAGCGCCGAGGAGGAGATCCAAGGCCTAGACGCGATGGAGCACGGCGCCATTGCCTATCCACAGGATGTGGACTTCACGCCTGGCGCGCCCAGCCCGGCCACGAGCATTTACCGTTCGGGCACAGCCCCGGCTACGGCGGGCAAGTGA
- a CDS encoding endoglucanase → MVKTNAMMKRWWALFCVVALSACNPSSPTPSPSPSPSPRAATPTPAPIRTAPTAIPTVPDDQFPAFVVPGRKFAPIDPFEQAKRLGRGVNFANALEAPNEGDWGVVLREEYFAFVRELGFDTVRVPIRWSAHALREPPYSISPKFFERVDWVIKNALAQDLNVVINVHHYEELFEDVQGERERFLALWNQIARRYRKLPAEVVFEVLNEPHGKLTPGLWQRLFEEALTVIRSTNPQRNVVFTGANWGTLNALLGSKPPADPHLIATFHYYEPIAFTHQGAEWTEGSNAWIGTKWLGTGTQRAQVEFDFDRVVRWAEANKVPLWMGEFGAYGRYADLESRVRWTEHVARTAEARGISWAYWEFGSGFGFYDIANRQWSEPLIKALLP, encoded by the coding sequence ATGGTAAAAACAAATGCGATGATGAAGCGTTGGTGGGCTTTGTTCTGCGTCGTTGCGCTTAGCGCGTGCAACCCGTCGTCGCCGACGCCGTCCCCTTCCCCCTCCCCGTCCCCGCGAGCAGCGACGCCGACCCCGGCGCCCATTAGGACAGCGCCGACCGCAATTCCTACGGTGCCCGACGACCAGTTTCCTGCGTTTGTTGTGCCAGGCCGCAAGTTTGCGCCCATAGACCCTTTTGAACAGGCTAAGCGCCTAGGTCGTGGCGTGAACTTCGCCAACGCGCTGGAAGCCCCTAACGAAGGCGACTGGGGCGTCGTGTTGCGCGAAGAATACTTTGCTTTTGTTCGCGAGCTCGGCTTCGACACGGTGCGCGTGCCCATCCGCTGGTCGGCGCACGCCCTGCGCGAGCCGCCCTATTCCATCTCTCCCAAATTTTTTGAGCGCGTGGACTGGGTGATCAAAAATGCATTGGCGCAAGACCTGAATGTGGTCATCAACGTCCATCACTACGAAGAGCTTTTCGAGGACGTACAAGGGGAGCGCGAGCGATTTCTAGCCTTGTGGAACCAGATCGCGCGGCGCTATCGCAAGTTGCCGGCGGAAGTGGTGTTTGAGGTGTTGAACGAGCCTCATGGCAAACTGACCCCCGGACTGTGGCAACGCCTCTTTGAAGAAGCGTTGACCGTCATCCGCAGCACGAACCCACAGCGCAACGTCGTCTTCACCGGCGCCAATTGGGGCACCCTCAACGCCTTGCTCGGTTCGAAGCCGCCGGCTGACCCGCACCTGATCGCCACATTCCATTATTACGAGCCGATAGCATTCACCCACCAGGGCGCAGAGTGGACGGAGGGCAGCAACGCCTGGATCGGCACGAAGTGGCTTGGCACCGGGACCCAAAGAGCCCAGGTCGAGTTCGACTTCGACCGCGTGGTGCGCTGGGCCGAAGCCAACAAGGTTCCCCTCTGGATGGGCGAGTTTGGCGCCTATGGTCGCTATGCCGACCTCGAGTCGCGCGTCCGCTGGACGGAGCACGTCGCCCGCACGGCCGAGGCGCGCGGCATTAGCTGGGCATATTGGGAATTCGGCAGCGGTTTCGGCTTTTACGACATTGCCAATCGACAATGGTCGGAACCGCTGATCAAGGCGCTGCTCCCTTAA
- the ydbM gene encoding putative acyl-CoA dehydrogenase YdbM, producing the protein MRSFDEVLACVDRLAEAFAARADQHDREGSFAFENVADMRAAGLPRLPVPATLGGDGFNLFQCVCVLQRLARADASTALGLAMHFHVVGSLAERCTWPEATYARLCEEIVRDGALVNSAASEPEMGSPSRGGLPATRATRVAGGYRLNGRKSWVTYAPALRYFLVTATLDDAIGVFAVAGDSPGLTLIDNWGTSLSLRASGSFDVVLDDVFVPECWHVEQRAPGQARRGGLPAGWAMCAFAAVYLGVGEGALYALARYAQQRVPTALGKPIAELPHVQRGIGQMDVALRAARAALYTAAQTWAEQPARRAEMEADLAAAKYLCTNAAIAATDTALRIAGAGGLDRRLPLERHFRDARAGLMHPPQDDRALELIGKAVMAGIRA; encoded by the coding sequence ATGCGTTCATTCGACGAGGTGCTGGCCTGTGTGGACCGGTTGGCGGAGGCTTTCGCTGCGCGCGCCGATCAGCACGACCGCGAAGGCTCGTTTGCCTTTGAAAACGTGGCTGACATGCGCGCCGCCGGCTTGCCGCGTTTGCCGGTGCCGGCGACGCTGGGCGGGGACGGCTTCAACCTATTTCAATGCGTCTGCGTATTGCAGCGCCTCGCCCGTGCCGACGCCAGCACAGCGCTCGGCCTGGCCATGCACTTCCACGTGGTAGGCTCGCTGGCCGAACGCTGCACTTGGCCCGAAGCCACCTATGCGCGATTGTGCGAGGAGATCGTGCGCGACGGCGCGCTGGTCAACAGCGCAGCAAGCGAGCCGGAGATGGGTAGCCCATCGCGCGGCGGCTTGCCCGCTACCCGCGCGACGCGCGTCGCCGGCGGTTACCGGCTGAACGGGCGCAAAAGTTGGGTGACTTACGCGCCGGCTTTGCGCTACTTCCTCGTCACGGCGACGCTCGATGATGCGATCGGCGTGTTCGCCGTGGCGGGCGATTCGCCCGGCTTGACGCTGATAGACAACTGGGGGACGAGCCTCAGCCTGCGCGCCAGCGGTTCGTTCGACGTCGTCCTGGACGATGTGTTTGTGCCGGAGTGTTGGCATGTCGAACAGCGCGCGCCGGGCCAGGCGCGGCGCGGCGGCCTGCCGGCGGGTTGGGCCATGTGCGCATTTGCAGCGGTGTATCTGGGGGTAGGCGAGGGGGCGCTATACGCCTTGGCGCGCTATGCGCAGCAGCGCGTGCCGACGGCGCTGGGCAAGCCGATTGCCGAATTGCCCCACGTCCAGCGCGGCATCGGCCAGATGGATGTTGCGCTGCGCGCCGCGCGCGCGGCGCTATACACAGCGGCGCAGACATGGGCGGAACAGCCGGCGCGGCGCGCCGAGATGGAAGCCGACCTGGCAGCGGCCAAGTATCTATGCACCAACGCGGCCATCGCGGCGACCGACACGGCGCTGCGCATCGCCGGCGCCGGGGGGTTGGACCGTCGCTTGCCCCTCGAACGTCACTTTCGCGACGCCCGCGCCGGCTTGATGCACCCACCGCAGGATGATCGCGCCCTGGAGTTGATCGGCAAGGCAGTGATGGCAGGCATCCGGGCGTGA